One genomic window of bacterium includes the following:
- a CDS encoding class I SAM-dependent methyltransferase codes for MNEQSIKEFWNENSCGESQVGGFKGDYEEFFDKYDNYRYSKEKHILKCLDKIDFDKKKVLEIGLGQGADSEQIIRRGGIWSGLDLTETAVERVKQRLPFKQLPYQDIKQGSALEIPYPDNSFDIVYSFGVLHHIPEIEKARAEIARVLKPGGRLVMMLYAKNSLNYLFSISIIRRLGIFLLSVLNIKCKNEIYNQHIENAKKMGLFNYLKMKNFIHRNTDGPLNPYSKVYDRYSVEQDFKDFKLKEIHKEFMHAPPLPVQNLPGASLLGWHLWVEMDVLK; via the coding sequence ATGAATGAACAATCTATAAAAGAATTTTGGAATGAAAATTCCTGCGGCGAGTCCCAAGTTGGTGGATTTAAAGGAGATTATGAAGAATTTTTTGATAAATACGATAATTATCGTTATTCAAAAGAAAAACATATTCTAAAATGCCTTGATAAAATTGACTTTGACAAAAAAAAAGTTCTTGAAATAGGTCTGGGACAAGGAGCTGATTCTGAACAAATTATCCGAAGAGGCGGAATTTGGAGCGGCCTGGATTTGACAGAAACGGCTGTTGAACGTGTTAAGCAAAGACTACCTTTTAAACAACTTCCGTATCAAGACATAAAACAGGGGTCTGCGCTGGAAATTCCTTATCCTGATAATTCTTTTGATATTGTATATTCTTTTGGTGTTTTGCATCATATCCCTGAAATAGAAAAAGCGAGGGCTGAAATTGCCAGAGTTTTAAAGCCCGGCGGTAGGCTGGTTATGATGCTTTATGCAAAAAATTCACTGAATTATTTGTTTTCAATATCAATAATCAGAAGATTAGGAATTTTTTTATTATCTGTATTAAACATAAAATGCAAAAATGAAATTTATAATCAGCACATAGAAAATGCAAAAAAAATGGGACTGTTTAATTACTTAAAAATGAAAAATTTTATTCACAGAAATACAGATGGACCTTTGAACCCGTACTCTAAAGTTTATGATCGCTATAGCGTTGAGCAGGATTTTAAGGATTTTAAATTAAAAGAAATTCATAAAGAGTTTATGCACGCCCCTCCTTTGCCTGTACAAAATCTGCCCGGTGCCTCATTATTAGGATGGCATCTTTGGGTAGAAATGGATGTTTTGAAATAA
- the asnB gene encoding asparagine synthase (glutamine-hydrolyzing), whose amino-acid sequence MCGIAGIYNFKTLYPVEENILQEMNNTMIHRGPDDNGVFIDNEVGLGHRRLSIIDLSSAGKQPLCNEDSTIWLTFNGEIYNYVELIPQLQAKGHIFKSKTDSEVIIHAYEEWGIDCIHKFNGMFGFAIWDKNRKRLFIARDRLGVKPLYYAFSDDGIVFASEIKAILKHPAYKNPSSDNLSVYDYVNEGYLAGNRTLFKDIHKLIPGSCMIIENGEVKENVYWKLQPAPINSEISEKEFIEKLRELIIDAVKIRLRSDVPVGFHLSGGIDSSAIVSIASKIFNFDSNTFSIRFTESPKFDEGEFIEIIKNDSKTSHKERIPDFEKEFPQKLKEIVYLLDEPTDGPAVLSKFELNKFVKENGITVALTGQGADEILGGYKRFIHDYIKDLKNPYVFNQFLKNTEVDKLIVNGFDHSSLILNNFSDVICKLFKYNSADFKNSLFSDSINSLINQNNVNQNCYKEMYPAVFGKEITNVSRKMHYETSFYLQSLLHADDRTSMGTSLETRTPFVDYRVVELASQIPGVLKLKNLSTKHILREALKGILPEPVRTRKDKKGFPTPASIWFRTSQKNYLNSIIKSKEFKDRDIFNINYVNQLFDEHQQGRDHTFKLWFILNTEIWFREFIDR is encoded by the coding sequence ATGTGTGGTATAGCAGGAATTTATAATTTTAAAACACTTTATCCTGTGGAAGAAAATATTCTTCAGGAAATGAATAATACAATGATTCACAGGGGGCCTGATGATAACGGTGTTTTTATTGACAATGAAGTCGGACTCGGGCATAGAAGATTAAGTATTATTGATCTTTCAAGTGCGGGAAAACAGCCATTGTGTAATGAAGACAGCACTATTTGGCTTACTTTTAACGGGGAAATCTATAATTATGTTGAGTTAATCCCTCAATTACAAGCTAAAGGGCATATTTTTAAAAGTAAAACAGATTCGGAAGTTATAATTCATGCTTATGAAGAATGGGGAATAGATTGTATACACAAGTTTAATGGAATGTTTGGGTTTGCAATCTGGGATAAAAACAGAAAAAGACTTTTTATCGCGAGGGACAGGCTGGGAGTAAAACCTTTATATTATGCCTTTTCCGATGACGGAATTGTTTTCGCTTCTGAAATAAAAGCAATTTTAAAACATCCTGCGTACAAAAACCCTTCATCCGATAATCTTTCGGTATATGACTATGTTAATGAAGGTTATCTGGCAGGAAACAGAACTCTTTTTAAAGATATTCACAAACTCATTCCGGGCAGTTGTATGATAATTGAGAACGGAGAAGTAAAAGAAAATGTTTATTGGAAATTACAGCCGGCTCCGATAAACAGTGAGATTTCAGAAAAAGAATTTATTGAAAAACTAAGAGAATTAATTATTGATGCAGTAAAAATACGCCTCAGGAGCGATGTGCCGGTCGGCTTTCATTTGAGCGGCGGAATAGACTCAAGTGCGATTGTTTCGATTGCAAGTAAAATATTTAACTTTGATTCAAATACTTTTTCAATCAGGTTTACAGAATCTCCAAAATTTGATGAAGGTGAATTTATTGAAATAATAAAAAATGACTCAAAAACTTCTCATAAAGAGAGAATACCCGATTTTGAAAAAGAATTTCCTCAAAAATTAAAAGAAATAGTTTATTTGCTTGATGAGCCGACAGACGGTCCTGCGGTTTTATCAAAATTCGAGTTAAACAAATTTGTAAAGGAAAACGGCATAACTGTTGCTTTAACAGGTCAGGGCGCAGATGAAATTCTCGGCGGATATAAAAGATTTATCCATGATTATATTAAAGATTTAAAAAATCCTTATGTATTTAATCAGTTTTTAAAGAATACAGAAGTTGATAAACTGATTGTAAACGGATTTGACCACAGTTCACTGATACTGAATAATTTTTCCGATGTTATCTGTAAATTATTCAAATATAACAGTGCTGATTTTAAAAATTCCTTATTCAGTGATTCTATAAACAGTTTAATAAATCAAAATAATGTAAATCAGAATTGTTATAAAGAAATGTATCCTGCTGTTTTTGGAAAAGAAATTACTAATGTTTCAAGAAAAATGCATTATGAAACATCTTTTTATCTGCAAAGTCTTTTGCATGCGGACGACAGAACGAGTATGGGAACATCTCTTGAAACAAGAACTCCTTTTGTGGACTATAGAGTCGTAGAATTAGCTTCTCAAATTCCAGGCGTTCTGAAATTAAAGAATTTATCCACAAAGCACATCCTGAGAGAAGCCTTGAAAGGAATATTGCCTGAGCCTGTAAGAACGAGGAAAGATAAAAAAGGATTCCCCACGCCCGCTTCTATATGGTTCAGAACATCTCAAAAAAATTACTTAAACAGTATTATTAAATCAAAAGAATTTAAAGATAGAGATATTTTTAATATTAATTATGTAAAT
- a CDS encoding glycosyltransferase: protein MAINNKIKILIIGPDSQGGITSVIKFYFKSGLSDEAFFLPSYTDGNIVHKILFFSVFLIKYLFILIKAKNISIVHIKSSQNGSFIRKSIVLFIAKFFGKKTIFHIHGGEFDLFYWKSPHFIKKIITNVLDKSDLILVLSEQWKKIILKMSSNNNIKILYNPTIIKESANSRSEEVNTLFMGRIGTRKGVYDIIEAAKSLQNKNVKIMLYGDGEIEQVQKLIDKNNLNNKIKIGGWIRGDEIDKAYKKADIFILPSYNEGLPMSVLEAMSYALPVISTPVGGTPEAVEDGVNGFLIQSGDYKTLAEKIDFLANNKERREQMGIESYKIAKEKFDINIIIKQLREIYQDLVK, encoded by the coding sequence AAATAATAAAATTAAAATATTAATAATTGGACCTGACTCTCAAGGAGGCATTACTTCCGTTATTAAATTTTATTTTAAAAGCGGATTATCTGATGAGGCTTTTTTTCTTCCTTCATATACTGATGGAAATATTGTTCACAAAATTTTGTTTTTCAGTGTTTTTCTCATTAAATATCTTTTTATTTTAATAAAAGCTAAAAATATTAGCATTGTTCATATTAAATCATCACAAAATGGCAGTTTTATAAGAAAATCTATTGTTTTATTTATAGCTAAATTTTTTGGCAAAAAAACGATTTTTCATATTCATGGAGGTGAATTTGATTTATTTTATTGGAAATCCCCGCATTTTATAAAAAAAATAATAACAAATGTTTTAGACAAGTCTGATTTAATTCTTGTTTTATCTGAGCAATGGAAAAAAATAATCTTAAAAATGTCTTCTAATAATAATATTAAAATATTATATAATCCTACAATCATAAAAGAATCTGCCAACTCTCGCTCAGAAGAAGTAAACACCCTTTTTATGGGTCGTATCGGTACAAGAAAAGGGGTTTATGATATAATTGAAGCCGCAAAATCTCTACAAAATAAGAATGTAAAAATAATGCTCTATGGGGATGGAGAAATAGAGCAAGTTCAAAAATTAATAGATAAAAATAATTTAAATAATAAAATAAAAATTGGCGGCTGGATAAGAGGTGATGAAATAGACAAAGCCTATAAAAAAGCTGATATTTTTATACTTCCTTCTTATAACGAAGGTTTGCCAATGTCTGTGTTAGAAGCTATGTCTTATGCCCTTCCTGTAATTTCTACACCTGTAGGCGGAACCCCTGAAGCCGTTGAAGACGGAGTTAACGGATTTTTAATTCAATCTGGCGACTATAAAACACTGGCAGAAAAAATTGATTTTCTGGCAAATAATAAAGAACGCAGAGAACAAATGGGCATAGAAAGCTATAAAATTGCAAAAGAAAAATTTGATATTAATATAATTATCAAACAGCTAAGAGAAATATATCAGGATTTGGTTAAATAG